The proteins below come from a single Rhizobium sp. BT04 genomic window:
- the aroB gene encoding 3-dehydroquinate synthase: protein MNAITSDVQTVHVPLGERAYDILIGPGLIARAGVEIASRLKGRKAAVITDENVAPLYLEALVASLEEAGIVSAAVVLPAGEKTKSFEHLITACDKVLEARVERNDYVIALGGGVIGDLSGFAAGIIRRGVRFVQVPTSLLSQVDSSVGGKTGINSRHGKNLIGVFHQPDLVLADTDVLNTLSEREFRAGYAEVAKYGLIDKPDFFAWLETNWKAVFAGGSARIEAIANSCQAKADVVVADERENGQRALLNLGHTFGHALEAATAYDSSRLVHGEGVSIGMVLAHEFSARMNLASPDDARRVEQHLKAVGLPTRMADIPGELPPAETLMDAIAQDKKVKSGKLTFILTRGIGQSFVADDVPASEVISFLREKHP, encoded by the coding sequence ATGAATGCGATAACCTCCGACGTCCAGACGGTGCATGTGCCGCTCGGCGAGCGCGCCTACGATATCCTGATCGGGCCGGGGCTGATCGCACGGGCCGGCGTCGAGATCGCTTCCCGCCTCAAGGGCCGCAAGGCGGCTGTCATCACCGACGAAAATGTCGCTCCGCTCTATCTCGAGGCCCTCGTCGCAAGCCTGGAGGAAGCGGGCATCGTCTCGGCCGCGGTCGTGCTGCCGGCCGGCGAAAAGACCAAGAGCTTCGAACATCTGATCACCGCCTGCGACAAGGTGCTGGAAGCCCGCGTCGAGCGTAACGATTACGTCATCGCGCTCGGCGGCGGCGTCATCGGCGATCTTTCGGGATTTGCGGCCGGCATCATCAGGCGCGGCGTGCGCTTCGTGCAGGTGCCGACCTCGCTGCTGTCGCAGGTCGATTCCTCCGTCGGCGGCAAGACCGGCATCAATTCCCGCCACGGCAAGAACCTGATCGGCGTCTTCCATCAGCCGGACCTGGTTCTGGCCGATACGGATGTGCTGAATACGCTGAGCGAGCGCGAATTCCGCGCCGGTTACGCCGAGGTCGCGAAATACGGGCTGATCGACAAGCCGGATTTTTTCGCCTGGCTGGAAACCAACTGGAAAGCGGTTTTTGCAGGCGGCTCGGCACGCATCGAGGCGATTGCCAATAGCTGCCAGGCGAAGGCCGATGTCGTCGTTGCCGACGAGCGCGAGAACGGCCAGCGGGCGCTGCTCAATCTCGGCCATACTTTCGGTCACGCGCTGGAAGCGGCGACCGCCTATGACAGCTCCCGCCTCGTGCATGGCGAGGGCGTGTCGATCGGCATGGTGCTGGCGCATGAATTCTCCGCGCGGATGAACCTGGCAAGCCCCGACGATGCGCGGCGCGTCGAGCAGCACCTGAAGGCGGTCGGCTTGCCGACCCGCATGGCGGACATTCCGGGCGAGTTGCCGCCGGCCGAAACGCTGATGGACGCGATCGCGCAGGACAAGAAGGTCAAGAGCGGCAAGCTCACCTTCATCCTGACGCGCGGCATCGGCCAGTCCTTCGTCGCCGATGACGTTCCGGCTTCCGAAGTAATCAGCTTTCTCCGGGAAAAACATCCTTGA
- a CDS encoding shikimate kinase, whose protein sequence is MSEPLLTVADSLKDRARAALGSRNLILVGLMGAGKSSVGRIVASQLGIPFIDSDLEIERVSRMTIPELFAAYGEEEFRALETRVVKRLLKSGPRVVSTGGGAFINERTRRRIKKGGLSVWLKADLDVLWDRVNKRDTRPLLKTENPKQTLENLMNARYPIYAQADLTVLSRDVRKEIMADEVLMAVIEAQKESAAS, encoded by the coding sequence ATGAGTGAACCACTGCTGACCGTTGCTGACAGCCTGAAAGACAGAGCTCGCGCCGCGCTCGGTTCACGCAATCTGATCCTTGTCGGCCTGATGGGCGCCGGCAAATCCTCCGTCGGCCGCATCGTCGCCAGCCAGCTCGGCATTCCTTTCATCGACAGCGATCTCGAGATCGAGCGGGTGTCGCGCATGACGATCCCCGAACTTTTCGCCGCCTATGGCGAGGAAGAGTTCCGGGCGCTGGAAACGCGGGTGGTTAAACGGCTGCTGAAAAGCGGGCCGCGCGTCGTCTCCACCGGCGGCGGCGCCTTCATCAACGAGCGGACGCGCAGACGCATCAAGAAGGGCGGCCTTTCCGTCTGGCTGAAGGCCGATCTCGACGTGCTCTGGGACCGGGTCAACAAGCGCGACACGCGGCCGCTGCTGAAGACCGAAAATCCAAAGCAGACGCTCGAAAACCTGATGAATGCCCGTTATCCGATCTATGCGCAGGCAGACCTCACCGTGCTCTCACGCGACGTGCGCAAGGAAATCATGGCCGACGAGGTGCTGATGGCCGTGATCGAAGCTCAGAAAGAAAGTGCAGCGTCATGA
- the xerD gene encoding site-specific tyrosine recombinase XerD, which translates to MRDLGHVHVESFLEMMSAERGAAANTLQSYERDLDDVSSFLKDRSIRLTEAASADLAAYLASLARKGFKPSSQARRLAAMRQFYKFLYAEGLRTDDPTGILDAPKKGRPLPKTMGVEEVGRLLAQAEAEAEDAAPGQLQRLRMLALLELLYATGMRVSELVSLPARVLDQEGRFLMIRGKGNKERLVPLSQSAISALKSYGRLLAAENAAMKDPQESPWLFPAASKEGYLPRQVFARDLKNLAIRAGLTPSMISPHVMRHAFASHLLANGADLRVVQELLGHSDISTTQIYTHVLEERLQQLVQTHHPLAKQAKKHE; encoded by the coding sequence ATGAGAGATCTCGGTCACGTCCATGTGGAATCCTTCCTGGAGATGATGAGCGCCGAGCGCGGTGCTGCCGCCAACACGCTGCAATCCTATGAGCGCGACCTCGACGATGTCAGCTCCTTCCTGAAGGATCGCAGCATACGACTGACCGAAGCAGCCTCCGCCGATCTGGCCGCCTATCTCGCCTCACTCGCCCGAAAGGGCTTCAAACCCTCGTCCCAGGCGCGCCGGCTTGCCGCCATGCGGCAGTTCTACAAGTTCCTCTACGCCGAGGGCCTGAGGACCGACGACCCCACCGGCATTCTCGATGCGCCGAAGAAGGGCCGCCCGCTGCCGAAGACGATGGGAGTGGAGGAAGTCGGCCGGCTGCTTGCGCAGGCGGAGGCCGAAGCGGAGGATGCGGCTCCGGGCCAGCTGCAGCGCTTGCGCATGCTGGCGCTGCTGGAGCTGCTTTATGCCACCGGCATGCGTGTCAGCGAACTGGTTTCACTTCCTGCCCGCGTACTCGACCAGGAAGGCCGCTTCCTGATGATCCGCGGCAAGGGCAACAAGGAGCGGCTGGTGCCGCTGTCGCAATCGGCAATATCAGCGCTCAAATCCTACGGGCGCCTGTTGGCGGCGGAAAATGCAGCAATGAAAGATCCGCAGGAAAGCCCATGGCTGTTTCCCGCCGCCTCGAAGGAGGGCTACCTGCCGCGCCAGGTGTTCGCCCGCGATCTGAAGAACCTGGCAATCCGCGCCGGCCTGACGCCGTCGATGATCTCGCCGCATGTCATGCGCCACGCCTTTGCCAGCCACCTGCTTGCCAACGGCGCCGATCTGCGTGTCGTCCAGGAACTGCTCGGCCATTCGGACATTTCGACCACGCAGATCTACACGCATGTCCTCGAAGAGAGGCTGCAGCAACTCGTCCAGACGCATCACCCCCTTGCCAAACAGGCGAAAAAGCACGAATAG